Proteins co-encoded in one Octopus bimaculoides isolate UCB-OBI-ISO-001 chromosome 7, ASM119413v2, whole genome shotgun sequence genomic window:
- the LOC106871136 gene encoding zinc finger protein 883, whose amino-acid sequence MEETVCKSEVPIETDTHKKDLSPKMQTETLKKSHTCDVCFKLFNDMESLINHKYIHIDKKPYKCDTCDKTFSRKTKLTLHELTHVSESPSYCDVCGKTFMSLDSLCNHKCIPSENKVYHCDICGRKFSKSKVLASHKCTHTDEKPYECDICGKVFSKIVSLNYHKHIHSGEKPYKCDSCSSAFSRKEYLKRHRRIHTGEKPYECEICGKSFSGSANLTCHKRKHTGEKPYECNICGKTFSTTGNLSCHKRIHSDKKPYKCDICGKAFSQRGHLTNHQTVHTGEKPFSCDVCSKTFSITGDLTRHKRIHTVERPFPCDVCDKKFTTSENLASHKLIHSEKSHECDICGKIFSRKRYLIRHKRIHNKKKPYNCDICGKSFPIHADFAIHKHVHTGQKLHKCDICNKVFAQKRYLLRHKRTHKGEESYQSNDISGEKLTESEKSTSHNKDIHTDNSNQCDVCGKVFALKRYLIRHKHIHTNDYHCDICGKTFSRNYYLVLHKRTHNGEKPYSCDICGKTFSTSNILTEHKCIRTNEQPYQNDVYCNQFSHNNTIDIHHQKSKEFFSAPQSLEAPLPPKLQQSHLVPCQENSWNPPPHQYTTHPL is encoded by the coding sequence ATGGAGGAAACCGTATGTAAGAGTGAGGTTCCCATTGAAACAGACACTCATAAGAAAGATTTATCTCCTAAGATGCAGACAGAAACACTGAAGAAATCACACACTTGTGATGTGTGTTTCAAACTCTTCAACGACATGGAAAGTTTGATAAATCACAAATATATCCACATAGATAAAAAGCCGTACAAGTGTGACACCTGTGATAAAACATTCTCACGGAAAACTAAGTTAACTCTCCACGAGCTTACACATGTGAGTGAAAGCCCAAgctattgtgatgtctgtggcaaaACATTCATGTCACTAGACAGTTTATGTAATCATAAATGTATTCCGTCAGAGAATAAGGtgtaccattgtgatatctgtggtagaaAATTTTCTAAAAGTAAAGTTTTAGCTAGCCATAAGTGCACTCACACTGATGAGAAACCAtatgaatgtgatatctgtggtaaggtGTTCTCTAAAATTGTGAGTTTAAATTATCACAAGCATATTCactcaggagagaaaccatacaaaTGTGATAGCTGTAGCAGTGCATTTTCTCGGAAAGAATACTTGAAAcgtcacagacgtattcatactggggaaaagcCATATGAATGTgagatctgtggtaaatcattctctggtaGTGCAAATCTAACTTGTCATAAACGTAaacatacaggtgaaaaaccatacgagtgtaatatctgtggtaaaacattctcaaCAACTGGAAATTTATCATGCCATAAACGTATTCATTCGGATAAGAAGCCATAcaagtgtgatatctgtggtaaagcattctctcaACGTGGCCATTTAACTAATCATCAAACtgttcacacaggtgagaaaccattcaGCTGTGATGTCTGcagtaaaacattttcaattactGGAGATTTAACTcgtcacaaacgcattcacactgTTGAGAGACCTTTCCCGTGTGACGTCTGTGATAAAAAGTTCACAACCAGTGAAAATTTAGCTTCTCATAAACTTATTCACTCAGAGAAATCTCatgagtgtgatatctgtggtaagatATTCTCAAGGAAAAGATATTTAATTAGACACAAACGTATCCACAATAAGAAGAAACCTTacaactgtgatatctgtggtaaatcattccctatCCATGCAGATTTTGCTATTCACAAGCATGTTCACACTGGTCAGAAATTGCACAagtgtgatatctgtaataaaGTATTTGCACAGAAGAGGTATTTACTTaggcacaaacgtactcataaaGGTGAGGAATCTTACCAAAGTAATGATATCTCTGGTGAGAAATTAACTGAAAGTGAAAAGTCAACATCTCATAATAAAGATATTCACACAGACAACTCAAACcagtgtgatgtctgtggtaaagtATTTGCACTGAAAAGATATTTAATTaggcacaaacatattcacacaaatgATTACCATTGTGACatatgtggtaaaacattctctcgaAATTACTATTTGGTGCTTCATAAACGTACTCACaatggagaaaaaccatattcttgtgatatttgtggtaagacATTCTCTACAAGTAACATTTTAACAGAGCATAAATGTATTCGCACAAATGAACAACCATACCAAAATGATGTCTATTGTAACCAATTCTCACATAACAATACTATAGATATTCACCATCAGAAAAGTAAAGAGTTCTTTAGTGCACCACAAAGCCTGGAAGCTCCCTTGCCTCCCAAACTGCAGCAGAGTCATTTGGTTCCTTGCCAAGAGAATTCATGGAATCCTCCACCTCACCAATATACAACACACCCACTGTAA
- the LOC106871128 gene encoding zinc finger protein 239: protein MEEKVCESQVNGETQPDIKDVSHMAQVWINKKSYTCGICFKAFSQNGLLTSHKRIHKGERPYHCNVCGKAFFESSTLTRHICTHTGEKPYHCDICGKSFSRKEHLTIHKRIHTGEKPYHCDICGKTFSQCNKLTSHKSIHTGEKPYCCDNCSKTFSRKEHLTLHIRIHTGEKPYHCDVCGKTFSRKQQLISHKRTHTGEKPYHCDICGQTFSHNSTLKIHKRIHTGERPYQCDICSKTFSHKSNLTIHRRNHTNEKLYD from the coding sequence AtggaagagaaagtgtgtgagagtcAGGTTAATGGAGAAACACAACCTGATATTAAAGATGTATCTCACATGGCACAAGTATGGATAAACAAGAAATCATATACGTGTGGTATCTGCTTTAAAGCATTCTCTCAGAATGGACTTTTGACAagtcacaagcgtattcataaaGGTGAGAGACCCTATCACTGCAATGTATGTGGTAAAGCATTTTTTGAAAGTTCAACATTAACTCgccatatatgtactcacacaggtgagaaaccatatcattgtgatatctgtggtaaatcattctcccgaAAAGAACATTTAACtattcataaacgtattcatacaggtgagaaaccatatcattgtgatatctgtggtaaaacttTCTCACAATGTAATAAATTAACGAGCCATAaaagtattcatacaggtgagaaaccatactgCTGTGATAACTGTAGTAAAACATTCTCTCGGAAAGAACATTTGACTCTtcacatacgtattcacacaggtgagaaaccatatcactgcgatgtttgtggtaaaacattctctcgaAAACAACAATTGATAAgtcacaaacgcactcatacaggcgagaaaccatatcactgtgatatttgtggtcaAACATTCTCACACAATAGCACAttaaaaattcataaacgtattcacactggtGAGAGACCATACCAGTGTGATATTTGCAGTAAGACATTCTCACACAAGAGCAATTTAACTATTCACCGACGTAATCACACAAATGAGAAACTATATGACTGA